Proteins from a genomic interval of Verrucomicrobiia bacterium:
- a CDS encoding ATP-binding protein has translation MSAKIPFRLTELLIAAAIIGAALFWAERAAWRQISTLRAEMNVAQIERLAAADRADAEQFVTDTNAALTRVQRFLFLSLLGLFVSGTVVLVWVYRRMIAPLRTNLTESRAIIERQEKLASLGVFATGIAHEIRNPLTAIKVRLFSLKASHRPGTSDHEDLEVIENEIDRLERIVRDFLQFARPSEPDLQRVSAAKLLRDTAGLLASDLAKRSITLKLDIDAEEVVRADTDKMKQVLINFVQNAADSMETGGTITLQTRLDKQTLHGCSIPVVVLEIADTGSGIPPEIQKRLFDPFFTTKENGTGLGLCIAARIVEKHGGVIDYHSQLNRGTTFSIVLPLASKDENES, from the coding sequence ATGAGCGCAAAGATTCCCTTTCGGCTGACCGAACTGTTGATCGCCGCTGCGATCATCGGGGCCGCACTGTTCTGGGCGGAACGTGCGGCCTGGCGACAGATCAGCACGCTGCGGGCTGAAATGAACGTGGCCCAGATTGAGAGACTGGCCGCTGCCGACCGGGCCGACGCCGAGCAGTTCGTCACTGACACCAATGCTGCCCTGACCCGCGTGCAACGATTCCTGTTCCTGTCGCTGCTGGGATTGTTCGTCAGCGGGACGGTCGTGCTGGTGTGGGTTTACCGCCGCATGATTGCACCGCTGCGGACTAACCTGACCGAGAGCCGGGCCATCATCGAACGACAGGAAAAGCTGGCGTCCCTGGGGGTTTTTGCCACGGGCATTGCGCACGAGATTCGCAATCCCCTCACCGCCATCAAGGTCCGGCTGTTCAGCCTCAAGGCTAGTCATCGGCCCGGCACCTCCGACCATGAAGACCTGGAGGTGATCGAGAATGAAATTGATCGCCTGGAGCGGATCGTGCGTGATTTTTTGCAATTCGCGCGCCCCAGCGAACCGGATTTGCAAAGAGTTTCCGCCGCCAAACTCCTTCGGGACACCGCAGGTCTGCTGGCTTCTGATCTGGCGAAACGGTCCATCACCCTCAAACTGGATATCGACGCCGAGGAGGTCGTCAGGGCGGACACCGACAAGATGAAGCAGGTGTTGATAAACTTTGTTCAGAATGCAGCGGACAGCATGGAAACCGGCGGGACGATCACTTTGCAGACTCGCTTGGACAAACAAACCCTGCACGGTTGCAGCATCCCGGTAGTGGTGTTGGAAATCGCCGACACGGGGAGCGGAATCCCGCCAGAAATTCAAAAGCGATTGTTTGACCCGTTTTTTACGACCAAGGAAAACGGCACCGGGCTGGGCCTGTGCATCGCCGCGCGGATTGTGGAGAAACACGGAGGCGTCATCGACTATCATTCCCAATTGAATCGCGGCACCACCTTCAGCATCGTGCTGCCACTCGCATCGAAAGATGAAAACGAATCCTAG
- a CDS encoding glycoside hydrolase family 43 protein — MINRPTVLPALVMLTLAAAAPHLRADYPIASHRYLADPASLVTKDRVYLYCSDDDESPVQGSYVIPDVVCVSSSDLKNWTDHGVVFRASTQTKWAKKTWAPAAVERDGKCFLYFGNGGADIGVVTAPTPIGPFTDPLGRNLINHNTPGVQPARNMWLFDPGVFIDDDGQAYIYFGGNGDNNARVARLNRDMISLDGEVIKLNVTNFFEAAWVFKRRGVYYFSYSTTPQAQMRIDYLTSNSPTNGFTYRGVVAAQPPINNNNNHAAQFEFKGHWYHAYHNRIVAKQAGIPTGFRRNLAIEEFHFNEDGSIQPVTYTTNGVAQLGHLNPFVRVEGETFHAQNGVETEPCREGGMNLTDLNNGDWVSLAGVDFGSQGARKFNARVASAGPGGNIELHLDSPDGKLIGTCRVEPTGGAQEWKSAACDVTDARGVHDLYLKFTGGDGPLFNLDYWTCE, encoded by the coding sequence ATGATCAACCGACCCACCGTTCTCCCCGCACTCGTCATGCTGACGTTGGCGGCTGCCGCACCGCATTTGCGGGCGGATTACCCCATCGCCTCGCACCGTTACCTGGCCGACCCGGCTTCGCTCGTGACCAAGGACCGGGTCTATCTCTACTGCTCGGACGACGACGAAAGCCCCGTGCAGGGCAGTTATGTGATTCCGGACGTCGTCTGTGTGTCGAGCAGCGACCTGAAGAACTGGACGGATCACGGGGTCGTGTTTCGCGCCAGCACACAAACCAAGTGGGCGAAAAAAACCTGGGCGCCGGCCGCGGTTGAACGCGACGGCAAATGCTTCCTCTACTTCGGCAACGGCGGGGCGGACATCGGCGTCGTGACCGCCCCCACGCCCATCGGCCCATTCACCGATCCATTGGGCCGGAATCTCATCAACCACAACACGCCCGGCGTCCAACCTGCCCGCAACATGTGGTTGTTCGACCCCGGCGTCTTCATCGACGACGACGGACAGGCTTACATTTACTTCGGCGGCAACGGCGACAACAATGCCCGCGTTGCCCGGCTGAACCGCGACATGATCAGCCTCGATGGCGAGGTCATAAAGCTGAACGTGACGAATTTTTTTGAAGCCGCGTGGGTCTTCAAACGCCGGGGTGTTTACTACTTTTCCTACTCAACAACGCCGCAGGCGCAGATGCGCATCGATTATCTGACCAGCAACAGCCCGACGAACGGATTCACCTACCGCGGCGTTGTCGCCGCCCAGCCGCCGATCAACAACAACAACAACCACGCCGCGCAGTTTGAGTTCAAGGGCCACTGGTATCATGCCTACCACAACCGCATCGTCGCAAAGCAGGCTGGCATTCCCACCGGCTTCCGCCGCAATCTCGCGATTGAGGAATTTCACTTCAACGAGGACGGCTCCATCCAGCCGGTCACCTACACCACCAACGGCGTCGCGCAACTGGGCCATCTCAATCCGTTCGTCCGCGTCGAGGGTGAAACCTTCCACGCGCAAAACGGCGTTGAAACCGAGCCCTGCCGCGAAGGCGGCATGAATCTGACCGACCTGAACAATGGCGACTGGGTGAGCCTCGCGGGTGTCGATTTCGGCAGCCAAGGCGCCAGGAAATTCAACGCCCGCGTCGCCAGCGCCGGACCAGGCGGCAACATCGAGCTGCACCTCGACAGCCCGGACGGCAAGCTGATCGGCACCTGCCGGGTGGAGCCAACCGGCGGCGCGCAGGAATGGAAAAGCGCGGCCTGCGACGTCACGGATGCCCGTGGCGTTCACGACTTGTATCTGAAATTCACCGGCGGTGACGGCCCCCTGTTCAACCTGGATTACTGGACGTGCGAGTGA
- a CDS encoding SGNH/GDSL hydrolase family protein, which translates to MNRKAPLALRGRLVGLLLTFITAVVVLAQPDRGPHWVGTWDASVQEVEPKLVPAGFEKLDDTTIRQLVHVSLGGTQLRVRLSNAFADWNDDLKISAVNVALGKGNDQIEVGTLKPVTFNGQSAVTIPYGVLMVSDPVSFDLAAGTDLVVTLHVQDATRRISGHRSARGEYAFLQRGDHANAAEWPSATRSTCWYYLGGVDVLAPESGAAVVCLGDSITDGKGSTEGKNRRWPDLLARRLRENQKTAGLGVLNQGIGGNCLWRGGIGQTALQRLERDVLAQPGIRWLIVFEGINDLGGGKTTAEEIIASYQQIIIRAHERGLRAYGATITPCGKSFYFKPELEARRQKVNAWVRTSGAFDAVLDWDAVVRDPNAPENLRPAADCGDHLHLSDQGYEMLVNAVNLDLFAN; encoded by the coding sequence ATGAACCGAAAGGCTCCCCTTGCGTTGCGCGGCCGGCTGGTCGGGCTATTGCTGACATTCATCACGGCCGTGGTTGTCCTTGCCCAACCCGACCGCGGTCCGCACTGGGTCGGCACGTGGGACGCGTCGGTGCAGGAAGTGGAGCCCAAACTGGTGCCGGCCGGCTTTGAAAAACTGGACGACACGACGATCCGCCAGCTCGTGCATGTGTCACTCGGCGGAACCCAACTGCGCGTCCGGCTCTCCAACGCCTTCGCCGACTGGAACGATGATCTCAAGATCAGCGCGGTCAACGTCGCCCTCGGCAAGGGCAACGACCAGATCGAAGTCGGAACATTGAAGCCGGTGACCTTCAACGGCCAGTCCGCCGTGACGATTCCGTATGGCGTCTTGATGGTTTCCGACCCCGTCAGCTTCGATTTGGCGGCGGGGACCGATCTTGTCGTAACCCTGCACGTGCAGGACGCGACCCGACGCATCTCCGGCCATCGCAGCGCCCGCGGCGAATATGCCTTCCTCCAAAGAGGCGACCACGCGAATGCCGCCGAATGGCCCTCCGCGACCAGGAGCACCTGCTGGTATTACCTGGGCGGCGTGGACGTGCTCGCACCGGAATCGGGCGCGGCAGTGGTCTGCCTCGGGGATTCCATCACTGACGGCAAGGGCTCCACCGAAGGCAAGAACCGGCGCTGGCCCGATCTGCTCGCGCGGCGCCTGCGGGAGAACCAAAAGACCGCCGGTCTCGGGGTGTTGAATCAAGGCATTGGCGGCAACTGCCTATGGCGCGGCGGCATTGGCCAGACGGCGCTGCAGCGGCTCGAACGCGACGTGCTGGCGCAGCCCGGCATCCGGTGGTTGATCGTGTTTGAAGGCATCAACGATCTGGGCGGCGGCAAAACCACGGCCGAGGAGATCATCGCTTCCTACCAGCAGATCATCATCCGCGCTCACGAACGCGGGCTGCGCGCTTATGGTGCGACCATCACGCCCTGCGGAAAGTCGTTCTATTTCAAACCCGAACTGGAAGCCCGGCGTCAGAAAGTCAACGCATGGGTCCGGACCAGTGGCGCGTTTGATGCCGTGCTCGACTGGGATGCCGTGGTGCGCGATCCCAACGCGCCGGAGAATCTGCGCCCCGCCGCCGATTGCGGGGACCATTTGCACCTGAGCGATCAAGGGTATGAAATGCTCGTGAACGCGGTGAATCTTGACCTGTTCGCCAACTAA
- a CDS encoding ATP-binding protein, whose amino-acid sequence MSAHRPPHHRPPLLIGWLGMAVMAAIFPPSLHGQTITNLHQLTAALSSDSRIERDVDLETTVCAASRPALGVLIVQDETGVELLQLGKLEREFAPGERIRIRHQFSLLRKREMGVQISAAPAVSNDGLHSRAAAAADVFLHAGKIPIRLEWFNYWRSFALDVAFGPTNERPRLVEASNLWHAAAEPGQTGFQPGLQADYYEGAWESVPDFNLLEPARRAVVSNFDLSIKSRDERVGIRYSGYLDVPRDGQYRFVLWSDDGALLFLGNPDVPVASLGSGGAPVARPSELLGTSITNLDERCWTTVEGRVSFVSPVGEGVRFDLGADRRVISVRLADAKGLDLSSLLDSRVRITGIGRGVMTQDKTLVLGKLFAAGTRNLIFLEQAPTRGTAPRPITSVAEVQGLPIEQARRSLPVRIRGIVTDAMKTSQEHWMSFQDDTRGIFVQLAAVSNAAPAFGELWEVEGHSAAGDFAPVIVADQVRRLGEGLLPPPVTPSWTELLNGSRDVQWAELKGLVTDVHTNTISLHLPEGRLDVVLDGLSESELRPWLKAVIRIRGVLYALWEPATREVRVGRVMMRNARISVDVPASADPFDAVLKTPRELLLFDAQASAFRPVKVRGQIIYADATQLFLEENGTGLRLLPTGKAGVSPGDLVEAVGYPDIGRAELVLREAQVRKTGWQPLPPPKSPDASNAPPENLNSSRVRVEGRLLGWHTERGSPVLEMQSGARLFLARLARGPAGPLSLRVGSRLGLVGVYVGRGHAQNSSADNESFELLLNSPADIIVRSQPSWWTLPRLLALVGVLFVILIFTVIWNTQLRRLVEQRTTQLKHEISERERVEHRHALEAERSRIARDLHDDLGFNLTEISVLAKTGEHVEAGGPHQPGLFQAIGSRARSLISALDVIVWAVDPEDNSLQSLADYLSGYTGEFFSHTPIACRFKVPVSFPPITLEGRVRHDLLMAVKEALNNVVRHADATEVEFRMAMVDGGLEIDIADNGKGIDDEVQGNGHGLKNLPARLQKLGGDCVVEPRADGGTIVSIRLPLGTAAGGQPVDAHKS is encoded by the coding sequence ATGTCAGCCCATCGTCCGCCGCACCACCGGCCGCCGCTCCTGATCGGGTGGCTGGGAATGGCCGTAATGGCGGCGATTTTTCCTCCGTCCCTGCACGGGCAGACCATCACGAACCTGCATCAGTTAACCGCGGCATTGAGTTCGGATTCGCGCATTGAGCGGGACGTTGACCTGGAGACAACCGTTTGTGCCGCCAGCCGGCCGGCCTTGGGGGTGCTGATTGTGCAGGATGAAACGGGCGTGGAACTGCTGCAACTCGGCAAGCTGGAACGGGAGTTTGCACCCGGCGAGCGGATCCGCATCCGTCACCAGTTCAGCCTGCTCCGCAAGCGCGAGATGGGCGTTCAGATTTCGGCCGCACCTGCGGTCAGCAACGACGGACTGCACTCCCGCGCCGCTGCCGCCGCCGACGTTTTTCTGCACGCCGGCAAAATTCCGATCCGGCTGGAGTGGTTCAATTATTGGCGGAGCTTTGCGTTGGACGTCGCCTTTGGGCCGACGAATGAGCGCCCCCGGCTCGTGGAAGCCTCGAACCTCTGGCACGCGGCGGCTGAACCCGGGCAGACCGGTTTCCAGCCCGGTCTGCAGGCCGACTATTACGAGGGCGCCTGGGAAAGCGTGCCGGATTTCAATCTGCTCGAACCGGCCAGGCGCGCGGTGGTTTCTAATTTCGATCTGAGCATCAAATCGCGCGACGAACGGGTCGGCATCCGTTACTCCGGCTACCTTGATGTTCCCCGCGACGGGCAATACCGCTTTGTTTTGTGGTCGGACGACGGCGCGTTGTTGTTCCTGGGCAACCCCGACGTGCCCGTCGCCAGCCTCGGGTCAGGCGGGGCGCCGGTGGCGAGGCCGAGCGAACTTCTGGGCACCAGCATCACCAATCTGGATGAGCGCTGCTGGACCACGGTCGAAGGGCGCGTGAGCTTCGTCTCCCCCGTCGGCGAGGGCGTGCGATTTGACCTGGGCGCCGACCGGCGGGTCATATCAGTCCGGCTGGCCGATGCGAAGGGGCTCGACTTGTCCTCACTGTTGGATTCACGCGTCCGCATCACCGGCATCGGGCGTGGGGTGATGACCCAGGACAAAACACTGGTGCTCGGGAAACTGTTCGCGGCCGGCACGCGGAACCTCATCTTCCTCGAACAGGCTCCCACGCGGGGCACTGCACCCCGCCCCATCACGTCCGTCGCCGAAGTGCAAGGTCTGCCCATCGAACAGGCGCGGCGAAGTCTGCCCGTGCGCATCCGCGGCATTGTCACCGACGCGATGAAAACGTCGCAGGAACACTGGATGTCGTTCCAGGATGACACGCGCGGCATTTTTGTGCAGCTGGCCGCCGTCTCCAATGCGGCTCCCGCGTTCGGCGAGCTGTGGGAAGTGGAAGGCCACAGCGCCGCCGGTGACTTTGCGCCTGTAATCGTGGCCGACCAGGTAAGGCGCCTGGGCGAAGGACTGCTGCCGCCGCCCGTCACACCTTCGTGGACGGAACTGCTCAACGGCAGCCGGGACGTGCAGTGGGCTGAACTGAAAGGTCTGGTGACCGACGTTCACACGAATACGATCAGCCTGCACCTCCCCGAAGGCCGGCTGGACGTGGTGCTGGACGGGCTCTCGGAATCCGAACTCCGGCCGTGGTTGAAGGCCGTCATTCGCATCCGTGGCGTGCTCTACGCCTTGTGGGAGCCCGCCACGCGCGAAGTGCGCGTGGGCCGCGTCATGATGCGCAACGCGCGCATCAGCGTGGACGTTCCCGCGTCGGCGGACCCCTTCGACGCCGTGCTCAAAACACCCCGCGAGCTGCTGTTGTTTGACGCGCAGGCTTCGGCCTTTCGGCCGGTGAAGGTCCGCGGGCAAATCATCTATGCGGACGCGACGCAGCTCTTTCTGGAGGAAAACGGAACCGGTTTGCGCCTGCTGCCGACCGGCAAGGCAGGCGTGTCCCCGGGCGACCTGGTGGAAGCGGTTGGCTACCCGGACATCGGCCGGGCGGAATTGGTTCTCCGTGAGGCGCAGGTGAGAAAAACCGGCTGGCAGCCCCTGCCCCCGCCGAAATCGCCGGATGCATCGAACGCGCCTCCCGAAAACCTCAACTCGTCCCGCGTGCGCGTGGAAGGCAGGCTGCTGGGCTGGCACACGGAACGCGGCAGTCCGGTTCTGGAAATGCAATCGGGTGCCCGCCTCTTCCTCGCCCGGCTCGCGCGGGGACCGGCCGGACCGTTATCGCTCAGAGTCGGAAGCCGCCTCGGCTTGGTTGGTGTTTATGTCGGCCGCGGTCACGCGCAGAATTCCAGCGCCGACAACGAATCGTTCGAGCTGCTGCTCAATTCGCCGGCCGACATCATCGTGCGGTCGCAGCCCTCGTGGTGGACGTTGCCGCGGCTCCTCGCCCTGGTGGGTGTGCTGTTCGTGATCCTGATCTTCACGGTCATCTGGAACACCCAGTTGCGCCGGCTCGTGGAACAACGGACCACCCAGCTCAAACACGAAATCTCGGAGCGCGAACGCGTGGAGCACCGGCACGCGCTGGAAGCCGAACGTTCCCGCATTGCCCGGGATTTGCACGATGACCTGGGTTTCAACCTCACCGAAATCAGCGTGCTGGCCAAGACGGGCGAACACGTCGAGGCGGGCGGCCCGCATCAACCGGGCTTGTTCCAGGCCATCGGCAGCCGGGCGCGCAGTCTCATCTCGGCGCTCGATGTCATCGTCTGGGCCGTGGACCCCGAGGATAATTCACTGCAATCGCTGGCGGACTATTTGAGCGGCTACACGGGGGAATTCTTCTCGCACACGCCCATTGCCTGCCGCTTCAAGGTGCCCGTCTCGTTTCCCCCCATCACCTTGGAGGGCCGGGTGCGTCATGACCTGCTGATGGCCGTCAAAGAGGCCCTGAACAACGTGGTGCGACACGCCGACGCCACCGAAGTCGAATTCCGCATGGCCATGGTTGACGGCGGCCTGGAAATTGACATTGCCGACAACGGCAAGGGCATAGACGATGAAGTGCAGGGCAACGGCCATGGGTTGAAAAACCTGCCCGCCCGGCTGCAGAAACTCGGCGGCGATTGTGTTGTGGAGCCGCGCGCCGACGGCGGCACCATTGTGAGCATCCGCCTGCCACTCGGCACGGCGGCGGGCGGCCAGCCGGTCGATGCGCACAAATCATGA
- the raiA gene encoding ribosome-associated translation inhibitor RaiA, whose product MKANITPATTHASRAARKLKVAAWKQEAMDILIRAEGVELTDKLRDAVTRKIGRVRQYAPRALRARVQLHKVCPHRSARQFRARVHCEIPGNDLFAEHCAHEPVAAIDLVAEKIEGRLRRRKTARLVRRVREHRARAHRLQAGVRA is encoded by the coding sequence ATGAAAGCAAACATCACCCCCGCTACAACGCACGCGAGCCGCGCAGCCAGAAAACTGAAGGTCGCCGCATGGAAACAGGAAGCAATGGATATTTTGATCCGCGCCGAAGGCGTTGAACTGACCGACAAGCTGCGCGACGCAGTAACCCGGAAAATTGGCCGCGTGCGGCAGTATGCTCCGCGTGCGTTACGGGCACGGGTGCAGTTGCACAAGGTTTGCCCCCATCGTTCGGCGCGTCAGTTCCGCGCGCGAGTTCATTGTGAAATTCCCGGCAATGATCTGTTCGCCGAACACTGCGCCCACGAACCTGTCGCCGCGATAGACCTGGTGGCGGAGAAAATCGAAGGCCGGCTCCGACGTCGGAAGACGGCGCGGCTGGTTCGTCGAGTGCGTGAACACCGGGCCCGGGCGCACCGTTTGCAGGCGGGCGTGCGTGCCTGA
- a CDS encoding response regulator transcription factor: MAAPLEPCTALDVMTTVGIVEDSATLRRFLVELIEHTPGHKCVCACESAEEAFKEIPKHKPNVVLMDIHLPGESGIACTARLREKLPHLQIIMLTVYKDIKMIFQALKAGACGYVLKRANEGEILQAIAEVRAGGAPMTSEIARMVVRAFADAPSLPLTEGTDQLSNRELEILALIAEGCPNKEIATRLFISTGTVRTHLMHIYEKLHVHCRTEAAAKYLRINPASAPNPATV; the protein is encoded by the coding sequence ATGGCCGCGCCATTGGAACCCTGCACCGCACTTGATGTAATGACAACCGTCGGCATCGTTGAAGACAGCGCCACACTGCGGCGATTTCTCGTGGAACTCATCGAGCACACGCCAGGACACAAGTGTGTCTGCGCCTGCGAATCGGCGGAGGAGGCGTTCAAGGAGATTCCGAAACACAAGCCGAACGTGGTGCTGATGGACATCCATCTGCCCGGCGAATCCGGCATCGCCTGCACGGCGCGGCTGCGGGAAAAGCTGCCCCACCTGCAGATCATCATGCTGACCGTTTACAAGGACATTAAAATGATCTTTCAGGCCCTCAAGGCCGGCGCCTGCGGCTACGTGTTGAAACGCGCCAACGAGGGCGAAATCTTGCAGGCCATCGCCGAAGTGCGGGCGGGCGGCGCGCCCATGACGAGCGAAATCGCCCGCATGGTGGTCCGCGCGTTTGCGGACGCCCCCTCCCTTCCGCTCACGGAAGGCACGGACCAGCTTTCCAACCGCGAACTGGAAATCCTCGCCCTGATCGCAGAGGGCTGTCCGAACAAGGAAATTGCCACCCGGCTGTTCATCAGCACCGGCACCGTGCGGACGCACCTGATGCACATCTACGAGAAACTGCACGTCCACTGCCGCACCGAAGCGGCGGCCAAATACCTGCGCATCAATCCGGCCAGCGCGCCCAATCCTGCCACGGTGTGA
- a CDS encoding saccharopine dehydrogenase NADP-binding domain-containing protein — translation MKVFILGAGATGGLLAQLLRRRRHTVWCGDRDPERACPFVGRAIECRPVNARSIRSVVHAARGCHLLVNATPAVFNETVVRAALRLGVHYLDLASHLARNPFKAEQFRFDEDFARRGRLALINAGASPGLTNLLVAACADTLDEVDQVRIRLFEDTESDTPVSTWSGEVAHDEAISKPRVYRQGRFRFAQRFGEAEWFRFPKPIGEARVMLAAQDEAVTLPRFIEMNALDVKIGGNEMDRLRRWYRQGKLRPSDRRVIRRFPDTASPAEVAELMRRGQLRNARFAACVSVVGRRNRKRVERHRCCVFPSLWQLRRNGMAGTPIAFASAQSAAVFVEHFPTHLAGVYPPEGLSAKVRASILRGMRRRGFQIRRRTIEIGDSLKQTNKNHV, via the coding sequence ATGAAGGTGTTCATTCTCGGAGCCGGTGCGACCGGCGGATTGCTGGCCCAACTGCTGAGACGGCGACGCCACACCGTGTGGTGCGGGGATCGTGACCCCGAGCGGGCGTGCCCATTTGTCGGACGCGCCATTGAGTGCCGTCCGGTCAACGCGCGCAGCATCCGCTCCGTTGTGCATGCGGCCCGAGGATGCCATCTGCTGGTCAACGCCACGCCGGCCGTGTTTAACGAGACGGTGGTTCGCGCCGCATTGCGATTGGGTGTGCATTATCTTGATCTGGCTTCGCATCTGGCTCGAAACCCGTTCAAGGCCGAACAGTTTCGATTTGATGAGGATTTTGCGCGGCGAGGACGGCTGGCACTGATCAACGCGGGTGCATCACCCGGGCTGACCAATCTCCTGGTGGCAGCGTGCGCGGATACGCTGGACGAGGTGGATCAAGTGCGCATCCGGCTCTTTGAAGACACGGAAAGCGACACTCCCGTTTCAACGTGGTCAGGCGAGGTCGCTCATGATGAGGCGATCTCCAAACCCCGAGTTTACCGGCAGGGACGATTTCGTTTTGCCCAACGATTTGGCGAAGCGGAATGGTTCCGGTTTCCGAAGCCGATTGGTGAAGCGCGCGTCATGCTGGCGGCCCAAGATGAAGCCGTGACTCTGCCACGCTTCATCGAGATGAATGCGCTGGATGTCAAGATCGGCGGCAATGAGATGGACCGCTTGCGGCGTTGGTATCGCCAGGGAAAACTGCGCCCCTCGGACAGGCGGGTGATTCGGCGCTTTCCCGACACGGCTTCGCCGGCGGAAGTTGCTGAATTGATGCGCCGTGGCCAGTTGCGGAACGCGCGGTTCGCGGCCTGTGTTTCGGTTGTCGGCAGGCGAAATCGCAAGCGTGTGGAGCGCCACCGGTGTTGCGTGTTTCCAAGCCTCTGGCAACTGCGTCGAAACGGAATGGCCGGCACACCGATTGCCTTCGCGTCCGCGCAAAGTGCGGCGGTGTTTGTCGAGCATTTCCCCACACATCTGGCCGGGGTTTATCCGCCGGAGGGCCTCTCAGCAAAGGTGCGCGCATCTATTCTGCGCGGGATGCGCCGGCGAGGTTTTCAAATTCGGAGAAGGACCATCGAAATCGGCGACAGCCTCAAGCAAACCAACAAGAATCATGTATAA
- a CDS encoding sigma-54 dependent transcriptional regulator: protein MKTNPRILLVEDDTNIATGLQKVMRANGYDVTALSRGDTGLERALAESFDVVVTDLKLPGLDGLELVRQLHQTKPKLPIILITAHGTTEIAIEATKWGAFDYVPKPFEVDELLDLTAKALESSRLMSEPVEMGEAASSRTAIVGKSRAMQSIYKEIGRIAATSVTVLIRGDTGTGKELIARAIYQHSDRANAPFIAINCAAIPEALLESELFGHERGSFTGADARRIGRFEQANGGTIFLDEIGDMNANLQAKLLRVLQEKSIQRVGGRENVPVDVRVIAATHRDLEAAIRERLFREDLFYRLSVVTIKLPPLNQRTDDIPDMVRYFLRRYGPEAGVAAPAITPEAIDLLKSQTWPGNVRELENTVRKTLLIARDYTISQDHVKEVLAKSREPAAVATQSHGAYITALMDQVERGEIQNAFAKMLADLEPELYSQAIARAQGNITKAAQWLGVTRLKMREKLKEFSLHPAQDDQSE from the coding sequence ATGAAAACGAATCCTAGAATCCTGCTCGTCGAAGACGACACCAACATCGCCACGGGCCTGCAAAAAGTGATGCGGGCGAACGGTTATGACGTCACAGCTCTGAGCCGCGGCGACACTGGGCTGGAACGAGCCCTTGCGGAGTCGTTTGATGTCGTGGTCACCGATCTCAAATTGCCCGGCCTCGACGGGCTCGAACTCGTGCGTCAGTTGCACCAGACGAAACCCAAGTTGCCCATTATCCTGATTACCGCACATGGCACCACCGAAATCGCGATTGAAGCGACCAAGTGGGGTGCGTTCGATTACGTTCCCAAGCCGTTTGAAGTGGACGAATTGCTCGATCTCACCGCCAAAGCATTGGAAAGCAGCCGGCTGATGTCGGAGCCGGTGGAAATGGGAGAGGCGGCATCGAGTCGCACCGCCATTGTTGGCAAGAGCCGCGCAATGCAGAGCATTTACAAGGAGATTGGCCGCATCGCGGCGACTTCCGTCACCGTGTTGATTCGTGGTGACACCGGCACCGGTAAGGAACTCATCGCCCGCGCCATTTATCAGCACAGTGACCGGGCCAACGCCCCGTTCATTGCCATCAATTGCGCCGCCATACCGGAGGCGCTCTTGGAAAGCGAACTCTTCGGGCACGAACGCGGCTCCTTTACCGGGGCCGATGCGCGACGGATCGGTCGCTTTGAACAGGCCAACGGAGGCACCATCTTTCTGGACGAGATCGGCGACATGAACGCCAACTTGCAGGCGAAACTTTTGCGAGTGCTTCAGGAAAAATCCATTCAACGCGTGGGCGGGCGGGAGAATGTGCCCGTGGACGTGCGGGTCATTGCCGCCACCCACCGCGACCTGGAGGCGGCCATCCGCGAGCGCCTGTTCCGAGAAGACCTGTTCTACCGGTTGAGCGTTGTCACCATCAAGCTGCCGCCGCTAAATCAACGGACTGACGACATTCCCGACATGGTCAGATACTTCCTGCGACGTTACGGGCCAGAAGCCGGCGTCGCCGCACCGGCCATCACTCCGGAGGCAATTGACCTTCTTAAAAGTCAAACCTGGCCCGGCAATGTGCGGGAATTGGAAAACACCGTGCGCAAAACCCTGTTGATCGCCCGTGACTACACGATCAGCCAGGATCACGTGAAAGAAGTCCTCGCCAAATCGCGCGAACCAGCGGCTGTTGCCACGCAATCCCACGGGGCCTACATCACGGCGTTGATGGATCAAGTGGAACGCGGCGAAATCCAAAACGCGTTCGCCAAAATGCTGGCTGACCTCGAACCGGAATTATATTCCCAGGCGATCGCCCGGGCCCAGGGCAACATTACCAAAGCCGCGCAATGGCTCGGTGTGACCCGCTTGAAGATGCGCGAGAAACTCAAGGAATTCAGCCTTCATCCTGCCCAAGACGATCAGTCCGAATAG